The following are encoded in a window of Lawsonia intracellularis PHE/MN1-00 genomic DNA:
- a CDS encoding Mu-like prophage major head subunit gpT family protein produces MAATHVPSSSASNTYGWLGQFPKLKEWIGNRVFQDIAEHEYTVANKLYEATVSIPLTAIEDDELGVYKPLYLEMGYAAAVHPDELVFKLLAEGHTTKCSDGHNFFDTAHVIYENEDGSGAETTVSNSLSPTVSGVKNVVVVVDPVAPWFLLDVSRPLRPLLFQERSLPELQVITNPENEHVFTTDSIPFGVRYRCNAGYGFWQMAVRSTEPLNAESFERALMTIRSFTADGGRPLGLGRGGKEGLVLVVPSVHLSSARKVIVAERLDNGSSNIWYDSATIIDCPWLG; encoded by the coding sequence TTGGCAGCAACACATGTTCCTAGCTCTAGTGCTTCCAATACATATGGCTGGCTTGGACAGTTCCCTAAACTTAAAGAGTGGATAGGGAATAGGGTCTTTCAAGATATTGCTGAACATGAATACACAGTTGCAAATAAGCTTTATGAAGCCACAGTAAGTATCCCTCTTACAGCTATTGAAGATGATGAACTTGGTGTATATAAACCACTCTATTTAGAAATGGGATATGCAGCAGCTGTTCATCCTGATGAGCTTGTATTTAAACTTCTTGCTGAAGGACATACAACAAAATGTTCTGATGGTCATAATTTTTTTGATACAGCACATGTCATCTATGAAAATGAAGATGGTTCTGGTGCTGAAACAACTGTTTCTAATAGTTTATCACCTACAGTTAGTGGAGTTAAAAATGTTGTTGTTGTTGTTGACCCTGTTGCTCCTTGGTTTTTGTTGGACGTGTCTCGTCCATTGCGTCCTTTGTTATTTCAAGAGCGTAGTCTCCCAGAACTCCAAGTAATTACAAATCCTGAAAATGAACATGTTTTTACAACCGATAGCATTCCTTTTGGTGTTCGCTATCGTTGTAATGCTGGATACGGTTTTTGGCAAATGGCTGTTCGTTCAACAGAACCTTTGAATGCAGAATCCTTTGAGCGGGCATTAATGACTATCCGTAGTTTTACAGCTGATGGAGGACGTCCTCTTGGTCTTGGTCGTGGAGGGAAAGAAGGTCTTGTATTGGTTGTTCCATCTGTTCATTTATCAAGTGCACGTAAGGTTATTGTAGCTGAAAGATTAGATAATGGCTCTTCAAATATCTGGTATGACTCTGCAACAATCATTGATTGTCCTTGGTTGGGATAA